In Nonomuraea sp. NBC_00507, the following are encoded in one genomic region:
- a CDS encoding anti-sigma factor RsbA family regulatory protein, with product MSAEPFSHPALFYRSDREYVAAITAFVREGLAAGEPVAVAVPGGNLAMIEAELGPDASAVQLLDMTVAGRNPGRIIPAVLRDFADRHRDRHVRIIGEPIWPGRSETEYPACAQHEALINLSFAGRDLTILCPYDTVRLDPEVIRDAARTHPVLRDVSGEWRSDDYAPDLVVEGHNRPLEEPKECRSLRFDRTNLSAARALAAGQAAMMGFTGDRLDDIRLAAAELGANSLDHGGGAGTIRVWAAEGRLVCEVSDAGHITDPLAGRRPVDPRHSGSRGLLIVNLLSDLVRVHTRAGATTVRAYFDAP from the coding sequence ATGTCGGCCGAACCATTCTCACACCCAGCGCTCTTCTATCGGAGCGACCGGGAGTATGTGGCTGCGATCACGGCTTTCGTGCGGGAAGGGCTGGCGGCGGGCGAGCCGGTCGCGGTCGCCGTCCCCGGCGGGAATCTGGCCATGATCGAGGCCGAGCTGGGCCCCGACGCCAGTGCGGTGCAGCTGCTCGACATGACCGTGGCCGGACGCAATCCGGGGCGGATCATCCCGGCCGTGCTGCGTGACTTCGCCGACCGGCACCGCGACCGGCACGTGCGGATCATCGGCGAGCCGATCTGGCCGGGGCGCAGCGAGACGGAATATCCCGCCTGCGCCCAGCACGAGGCGCTGATCAACCTGTCGTTCGCGGGCCGTGACCTGACCATCCTGTGCCCGTACGACACCGTGCGCCTGGACCCGGAGGTCATCCGCGACGCCGCGCGCACCCATCCCGTGCTGCGGGACGTCTCGGGCGAGTGGCGCAGCGACGACTACGCCCCCGATCTGGTGGTCGAGGGGCACAACCGGCCGCTGGAGGAGCCGAAGGAGTGCCGGTCGCTGCGGTTCGACCGCACCAACCTGTCGGCCGCGCGTGCGCTGGCCGCGGGGCAGGCCGCCATGATGGGCTTCACCGGCGACCGGCTCGACGACATCCGGCTGGCCGCGGCCGAGCTGGGCGCCAATAGCCTCGACCACGGCGGCGGCGCCGGCACGATCAGGGTCTGGGCGGCGGAGGGCCGGCTGGTGTGCGAGGTCAGCGACGCTGGACACATCACCGACCCGCTGGCCGGGCGCAGGCCGGTCGATCCGCGCCACTCGGGCTCGCGCGGCCTGCTCATCGTCAACCTGCTCAGCGATCTCGTACGCGTGCACACCCGGGCCGGCGCGACCACCGTCCGCGCCTACTTCGACGCGCCTTAA
- a CDS encoding aldo/keto reductase gives MNTRTLGTGGPQVSALGLGCMGMSEFYGQADEAESMAVIHRALDLGINFLDTADMYGRGANEELVGRAIKGRRDEVVLATKFGVKREGDSRSIENSPEYIRAACDASLRRLGVDHIDLYYMHRRNPDVPVEDSVGAMAELVRQGKVGHLGLSEVSAETLRKAASVHPIAALQSEYSLFTRGLEAEILPAAREVGTALVAYSPISRGLLTGALPRSEELPADDFRRHMPRNLGENAEHNAKLVAEVTRIAEAVGVTAAQLSLAWLLAQGEDIVPIPGTKRPKYLEENAAAAGITLTPEQLGELAAAVPADAVRGTRYPSMAEVER, from the coding sequence ATGAACACCCGAACGCTTGGAACAGGCGGTCCTCAGGTCTCCGCGCTCGGCCTCGGTTGCATGGGCATGTCCGAGTTCTACGGTCAGGCCGACGAGGCGGAGTCGATGGCCGTCATCCACCGCGCGCTGGACTTGGGCATCAATTTCCTGGACACGGCCGACATGTACGGCAGGGGAGCCAACGAGGAGCTGGTCGGCCGGGCGATCAAGGGCCGCCGGGACGAGGTGGTGCTGGCCACCAAGTTCGGTGTCAAGCGCGAGGGCGACAGCCGTTCGATCGAGAACAGCCCGGAGTACATCAGAGCCGCCTGCGACGCCTCGCTGCGGCGGCTGGGCGTGGACCACATCGACCTCTACTACATGCATCGCCGCAACCCCGACGTGCCGGTTGAGGACTCGGTCGGCGCCATGGCGGAGCTGGTGCGGCAGGGCAAGGTGGGGCACCTGGGCCTGTCGGAGGTGAGCGCCGAGACGCTGCGCAAGGCGGCCTCCGTCCACCCGATCGCGGCGCTGCAGAGCGAATACTCCCTGTTCACCAGGGGTCTGGAGGCGGAGATCCTGCCCGCGGCCAGGGAGGTGGGGACGGCGCTGGTGGCGTACTCGCCGATCAGCCGCGGCCTGCTGACCGGCGCGCTGCCGCGCTCGGAAGAGCTGCCCGCGGACGACTTCCGGCGCCACATGCCGCGCAACCTGGGCGAGAACGCCGAGCACAACGCCAAGCTCGTGGCTGAGGTGACGAGGATCGCCGAGGCGGTCGGCGTCACCGCGGCGCAGCTCTCGCTGGCCTGGCTGCTGGCCCAGGGCGAGGACATTGTGCCGATCCCGGGCACCAAGCGGCCGAAGTATCTGGAGGAGAACGCGGCGGCGGCCGGCATCACGCTGACGCCGGAGCAGCTCGGCGAGCTCGCCGCGGCCGTGCCCGCGGACGCCGTACGCGGCACCCGGTATCCGAGCATGGCGGAGGTCGAGCGTTAA
- a CDS encoding MerR family transcriptional regulator, giving the protein MTIQEAAQRSGLSAHTLRYYERIGLIHSVGRNGSGHRDYAEEDLQWLEFLTKLRTTGMPIADMCRYAELRRMGAHTADERREMLELHRERVRTRIAELTQDLKVLDYKIDLYKELV; this is encoded by the coding sequence ATGACGATCCAGGAGGCCGCGCAGCGGTCGGGCCTGAGCGCTCACACGCTGCGCTATTACGAGCGTATCGGGCTCATCCACTCCGTCGGCCGCAACGGCAGCGGCCACCGCGACTACGCGGAGGAGGACCTCCAGTGGCTGGAGTTCCTCACCAAGCTGCGCACCACCGGCATGCCGATCGCCGACATGTGCCGGTACGCGGAGTTGCGCCGTATGGGCGCGCACACCGCCGACGAGCGCAGGGAGATGCTGGAGCTCCACCGGGAGCGCGTGAGGACCAGGATCGCCGAGCTCACCCAGGACCTGAAGGTGCTGGACTACAAGATCGACCTCTACAAGGAGCTGGTATGA
- a CDS encoding DUF998 domain-containing protein codes for MKGLLVSGFTAIGIGTGAMLTLHAEAGLDPLHSVISEYAFQESGWLLPASLTLFAVGSALIAEAMRRTGVNRWIVGLLLAWGASMFLIGAFPTDPPGLPLSLSGGIHRYAAFAAFLVMPVAGLLLVKSRIRYAKAMKVLCALALGALVLVVIPYVVRMFGIPLTNDDIPAGLTQRAVVVTELGVLALAGLSMLRYSLVGRPVVRQA; via the coding sequence ATGAAGGGATTGCTCGTCAGTGGATTCACGGCCATCGGCATCGGGACCGGCGCCATGCTCACCCTCCACGCGGAGGCCGGCCTCGACCCGTTGCACAGCGTCATCAGCGAGTACGCCTTCCAGGAGTCCGGCTGGCTCCTGCCCGCCTCGCTGACCCTGTTCGCCGTGGGCTCGGCGCTGATCGCGGAGGCGATGCGCCGCACGGGTGTGAACCGCTGGATCGTGGGCCTGCTGCTGGCCTGGGGCGCGAGCATGTTCCTGATCGGCGCGTTCCCCACCGACCCGCCAGGACTGCCGCTGTCCCTGTCGGGAGGCATTCACAGGTACGCCGCCTTCGCCGCCTTCCTGGTGATGCCCGTGGCCGGGCTGCTGCTGGTCAAGTCCAGGATCCGGTACGCCAAGGCGATGAAGGTCCTCTGCGCGCTGGCGCTCGGGGCGCTGGTGCTGGTCGTGATCCCGTACGTGGTGCGCATGTTCGGCATCCCGCTCACCAACGACGACATCCCGGCCGGGCTGACCCAGCGGGCCGTGGTCGTGACCGAGCTCGGCGTGCTGGCGCTGGCCGGGCTGTCGATGCTGCGGTATTCGCTCGTGGGACGGCCGGTCGTCCGCCAGGCGTGA
- a CDS encoding universal stress protein, with protein MTILIAYDGSDDAKAAIAFAGQILKGESAVVLTVWERLATTSARTSAGLMTSIDGDNAADEAIGEAMRELARHGADLARQAGLDAVPRCEADSVVVWATIVDVADEIDATLIVTGTRGLGGVRSLLLGSTSDRVLHHTHRPVLVVPAPRTGD; from the coding sequence ATGACGATTTTGATTGCGTACGACGGCTCCGACGACGCCAAAGCGGCGATCGCCTTCGCGGGCCAGATCCTGAAGGGGGAGTCCGCTGTCGTGCTGACCGTGTGGGAGCGGCTGGCGACGACCTCGGCCAGGACGTCGGCCGGGCTCATGACGTCCATCGACGGTGACAACGCCGCGGACGAGGCGATCGGCGAGGCGATGCGTGAGCTGGCCCGACACGGCGCCGACCTGGCCCGGCAGGCCGGGCTGGACGCCGTCCCGCGGTGCGAGGCGGACTCGGTGGTGGTGTGGGCGACGATCGTGGACGTGGCGGACGAGATCGACGCCACGCTCATCGTGACCGGGACGCGAGGGTTGGGCGGGGTGCGCTCGCTGCTGCTCGGCAGCACGTCCGACCGCGTCCTGCACCACACACACCGGCCGGTCCTGGTGGTGCCCGCCCCGCGTACCGGCGACTGA
- a CDS encoding APC family permease produces the protein MPEELARRLGTTDAVVVGLSAMIGAGVFAAFAPAAAAAGSWLLVSLALAAVVAYCNATSSARLAARYPESGGTYVYGRRRLGPLWGYLAGWGFTVGKTASCAAMALTFGAYVAPDLARPLAIGAVVALTALNLYGVQRSAGVARVIVAFVLAVLTAVIVVGLVGDSRVTFGWFAYVPEPGLTFILNDLDSTREMTAVYRSGFPPDGFDLWGVLQGGGLLFFAFAGYARIATLGEEVRDPARTIPRAVGIALAITLVVYALVAVGALRVLGPMLLSGSVAPLSDLVKEGGAGWLAPVVGAGAAVAALGALLALLLGVSRTMLAMARERDLPGVLAAVDPVRQVPRRAELAVGVAVIVLLLVADLRGAIGFSSFGVLVYYAIANACAFTLTREEGAPPKAVPVLGLGLCLVLAATLPAASVLAGLAVFAVGLAVWLARHRRR, from the coding sequence TTGCCCGAGGAGCTGGCGCGGCGACTGGGCACCACGGACGCGGTGGTCGTGGGGTTGAGCGCGATGATCGGCGCGGGCGTGTTCGCCGCCTTCGCGCCTGCCGCCGCGGCCGCGGGCTCTTGGCTGCTCGTCTCGCTGGCGCTCGCCGCCGTCGTGGCCTACTGCAACGCCACCTCCTCCGCCCGTCTGGCCGCGCGTTATCCCGAGTCGGGCGGCACCTACGTCTACGGCCGGCGGCGGCTCGGCCCGCTGTGGGGTTACCTGGCGGGCTGGGGTTTCACCGTCGGCAAGACCGCCTCCTGCGCGGCGATGGCCCTCACCTTCGGCGCCTACGTCGCCCCCGATCTGGCCAGGCCTCTCGCCATCGGCGCCGTCGTGGCGCTGACCGCGCTCAACCTCTATGGCGTGCAGCGTTCGGCCGGGGTGGCCAGGGTGATCGTGGCCTTCGTGCTGGCTGTGCTGACAGCCGTGATCGTCGTGGGCCTGGTGGGTGACTCGAGGGTCACCTTCGGCTGGTTCGCCTACGTGCCGGAGCCCGGGCTCACGTTCATCCTCAACGACCTCGACAGCACGCGGGAAATGACGGCGGTCTATCGGTCGGGGTTCCCGCCGGACGGCTTCGACCTGTGGGGCGTGCTGCAGGGAGGCGGGCTGCTGTTCTTCGCGTTCGCCGGATACGCCAGGATCGCCACGCTCGGCGAGGAGGTCCGCGACCCGGCCCGCACCATTCCCAGGGCCGTCGGCATCGCACTGGCCATCACGCTCGTCGTCTACGCCCTGGTCGCGGTCGGCGCGCTACGGGTGCTCGGGCCCATGCTGCTGTCAGGGTCCGTGGCGCCGCTGTCCGACCTCGTCAAGGAGGGCGGGGCCGGGTGGCTGGCCCCCGTCGTGGGGGCGGGCGCCGCGGTGGCCGCGCTCGGCGCGCTGCTGGCGCTGCTGCTCGGCGTCTCCCGCACCATGCTGGCCATGGCACGCGAGCGGGACCTGCCGGGCGTCCTGGCCGCCGTGGACCCGGTGCGGCAGGTGCCGCGGCGGGCCGAGTTGGCGGTCGGGGTCGCGGTGATCGTGCTGCTGCTCGTGGCCGACCTGCGGGGGGCGATCGGGTTCTCATCGTTCGGCGTGCTCGTCTACTACGCCATCGCCAACGCGTGCGCCTTCACCCTGACCCGGGAGGAGGGCGCGCCGCCGAAGGCGGTGCCCGTCCTGGGATTAGGGTTGTGCTTGGTGCTGGCGGCCACCCTGCCGGCGGCGTCCGTGCTGGCAGGGCTGGCGGTGTTCGCGGTGGGCCTGGCAGTGTGGCTGGCCCGGCACCGCCGCCGCTGA